In Trichocoleus desertorum NBK24, the following are encoded in one genomic region:
- a CDS encoding tetratricopeptide repeat protein, with protein MMRNGLIPGLIISSSLWLITSVSAAPSASEYRQLGLTYRAQARYSEAIAALQQAVELEPNNLSGRTTLGWTQHLAGQEVAAMESLFQVLYRDPNSVPALNALGIVYLVQGDLNSAAITHTWAAWLEPSNEIPYYNLSLAAHRLQEYGWASLAARRAADLEPSNPHPWVALAIINWDGGDRTAATQAYEQALALEGSYSDRAFLSYLQEAGFSAAQIQVAEQVLAATVSR; from the coding sequence ATGATGCGAAATGGTTTAATTCCTGGGTTGATCATTAGTAGTAGCCTGTGGTTAATAACATCGGTTTCAGCTGCTCCCTCTGCAAGTGAATATCGTCAATTAGGTCTGACTTATCGGGCACAAGCACGTTATTCAGAAGCGATCGCCGCTTTGCAGCAAGCGGTAGAGCTAGAACCCAACAATTTGTCTGGACGCACTACCTTAGGCTGGACGCAACATTTGGCAGGCCAAGAAGTAGCAGCAATGGAATCGCTGTTTCAGGTGCTATATCGCGATCCCAATTCAGTCCCAGCGCTCAATGCTTTAGGCATTGTCTATTTAGTGCAGGGAGATCTGAATTCTGCTGCCATCACTCACACTTGGGCCGCTTGGCTCGAACCCAGCAACGAAATTCCTTATTACAATCTCAGCTTAGCGGCTCACCGTTTGCAGGAATATGGCTGGGCCAGCTTAGCCGCGCGTCGGGCTGCTGATTTGGAGCCGAGCAATCCGCATCCTTGGGTGGCACTGGCAATTATTAACTGGGATGGAGGCGATCGCACAGCAGCAACTCAAGCCTACGAGCAAGCCCTAGCTTTAGAGGGCAGCTATAGCGATCGCGCCTTTTTGAGCTATCTCCAAGAAGCTGGATTTAGTGCGGCTCAAATTCA